From Pseudomonadota bacterium, one genomic window encodes:
- a CDS encoding aminotransferase class III-fold pyridoxal phosphate-dependent enzyme: MAASSTPDLRHWQRVLSEQWPVDGPLKRLHGEHDLNLATGSLVYKVMRAGLSEADIAPQIACHRHVAAAGVTVPAPVPTHEGRLSTQLADERGELRTVWVLERLAGTAIAHLSPWTPALAQAIGEQTARLHGALVDFDHPAIPDTHAWDIRALTARPEIAEAIAAHAHGDTLRRILDEHTGPACRALEALPCSPIHNDLNEHNILAHAPPCGEATLTGLIDFGDMLRAPTVVDLAIAAAYLVVGARRPWPLLRALIRGYCTHRPLPPTEQALLWPLLLSRVAQSAINATLARLSGRDDPYLQISQRRVSAFLATHADEHPHFVHALVARASGAPAPSRALIAWIASPERQFAPIFHTTMATAPVLDLSVTGEHACDDPVRPDLTQIATAVSHLGAEGEAVLGRYAEPRLIYGAPFFLSSHHGASDRRTVHIAIDVFLPAGTPVHSPLPATVHSAEVCDDAYDYGGLVTLRHEGPNGTPFYTSYGHLSHASVRALAPGQTVPAGEVFATLGEVTENGGWPPHVHLQIGTTGMPGSRWPGVVDPDDAPDWQDVFPDPAALLGLPTGHVTYTAPPADTLQAQRETHSPPSLRTSYHEPLTVVRGWQSLLFDNEGRTYLDAYNNVPHVGHAHPRVRAAIDRQLRLVNTNTRYLQPIHAEYTAALAARLPSELEVVFLLSSGSEANELALRLARTATGATDTVVLAAGYHGHTVTAIDISDYKFSGPGGEGAPDWVHVVPNPDAYRAGLDPDDPRTGAHFAAEVSARIEAMVRAGRTPACFIAETFPSVGGQLIPPPGYLSQVYGAIRQAGGLCIADEVQTGLGRLGRYFWGFEQQQVVPDIVVLGKPMGNGFPLAAVVTTRAIAERFDTGMEFFATFGGSSAACAAGLAVLEVIDQEALGERAHAVGSHLLAGLRDLARRHPLLADVRGLGLFIGVEIADANHRPLPEHAAWIVERLRQERVLIGRDGPDHNVLKIRPPLAFSEQDADHLLERLNKVLAENALSAAR; the protein is encoded by the coding sequence ATGGCTGCTTCTTCCACCCCCGACCTCCGCCACTGGCAGCGTGTACTTTCCGAGCAGTGGCCCGTCGACGGCCCCCTGAAACGCCTGCACGGCGAGCACGATCTCAATCTCGCCACAGGGTCGCTCGTCTACAAGGTGATGCGCGCGGGCTTGAGCGAGGCGGACATCGCGCCGCAGATCGCCTGCCATCGACACGTCGCGGCCGCCGGGGTGACGGTGCCCGCCCCAGTGCCCACGCACGAGGGCAGGCTGTCGACTCAGCTGGCGGACGAGCGAGGGGAGCTGCGCACGGTGTGGGTGCTCGAGCGCCTGGCGGGCACAGCGATCGCCCACCTGTCGCCCTGGACGCCCGCGTTGGCGCAGGCGATCGGCGAGCAGACCGCCCGCCTGCACGGCGCCCTGGTGGACTTCGATCACCCCGCGATCCCCGACACCCACGCCTGGGACATCCGCGCGCTAACCGCACGCCCGGAGATCGCCGAGGCGATCGCCGCCCACGCCCACGGTGACACCCTTCGGCGCATCCTCGATGAGCACACGGGACCGGCCTGCCGCGCCCTGGAGGCGCTGCCGTGCTCGCCGATCCACAACGACCTCAATGAGCACAACATCCTCGCCCACGCGCCCCCCTGCGGCGAGGCCACGCTCACGGGCCTGATCGACTTCGGCGACATGCTGCGGGCCCCGACCGTCGTGGACCTGGCCATCGCGGCCGCTTACCTCGTCGTGGGTGCGAGGCGCCCCTGGCCATTGCTCAGAGCCCTGATCCGCGGCTACTGCACGCATCGTCCCTTGCCGCCGACGGAACAGGCACTGCTCTGGCCGCTACTGCTGAGCCGGGTGGCGCAGAGCGCGATCAACGCCACCCTCGCGCGCTTGAGCGGACGCGACGACCCGTACCTGCAGATCTCCCAGCGACGGGTATCCGCGTTCCTCGCCACCCATGCCGATGAGCATCCTCACTTCGTGCACGCCCTCGTCGCTCGCGCCAGCGGTGCGCCCGCGCCCTCGCGGGCACTGATCGCCTGGATCGCCTCGCCAGAACGACAGTTCGCGCCGATATTCCACACGACGATGGCGACTGCCCCTGTGCTCGACCTCTCGGTGACCGGCGAACACGCCTGCGACGATCCGGTGCGGCCGGACCTCACGCAGATCGCCACCGCCGTGTCGCACCTCGGCGCGGAAGGCGAAGCCGTGCTCGGTCGCTACGCCGAGCCGCGCTTGATCTACGGCGCACCGTTTTTCTTGAGCAGCCACCACGGGGCGAGTGACAGGCGCACCGTGCATATCGCGATCGACGTGTTTCTCCCCGCAGGCACGCCGGTGCACAGCCCCCTGCCGGCCACGGTGCACAGTGCCGAGGTGTGCGACGACGCCTACGACTACGGGGGCCTCGTCACCCTGCGCCACGAGGGCCCCAACGGCACGCCGTTCTACACCTCGTACGGCCACCTCTCCCACGCGAGCGTGCGCGCCCTCGCGCCCGGCCAAACCGTGCCGGCGGGCGAGGTCTTCGCCACCCTCGGCGAGGTCACAGAGAACGGCGGTTGGCCACCTCACGTGCACCTGCAGATCGGCACCACGGGCATGCCAGGCAGCCGCTGGCCCGGCGTGGTGGACCCGGACGACGCTCCTGACTGGCAGGACGTGTTTCCCGACCCAGCAGCCCTGCTAGGCTTGCCCACAGGCCACGTCACCTACACCGCACCACCGGCGGACACCTTGCAGGCGCAGCGTGAAACGCACTCGCCGCCCAGCCTGCGCACCAGCTATCACGAGCCCCTCACGGTGGTCCGCGGCTGGCAGAGCTTGCTCTTCGATAACGAGGGGCGCACCTACCTCGATGCCTACAACAACGTTCCCCACGTCGGCCACGCCCACCCACGGGTGCGCGCGGCGATCGACCGCCAGCTCCGCCTGGTCAACACCAACACCCGCTACCTGCAACCGATCCACGCCGAGTACACGGCCGCCCTCGCCGCGCGCCTGCCGAGCGAACTCGAGGTCGTGTTCCTCCTGAGTTCCGGCAGCGAGGCCAACGAACTCGCCCTGCGCCTCGCCCGCACCGCCACCGGCGCCACGGACACGGTGGTGCTGGCCGCCGGCTACCATGGTCATACGGTCACCGCCATCGACATCTCGGACTATAAGTTCTCAGGGCCCGGGGGCGAGGGCGCCCCCGATTGGGTGCACGTGGTGCCCAACCCCGATGCCTACCGCGCTGGCCTCGACCCTGATGATCCGCGCACTGGCGCCCACTTCGCCGCCGAGGTGTCGGCGAGGATCGAGGCCATGGTCCGTGCTGGTCGCACCCCAGCCTGTTTCATCGCGGAGACCTTCCCCAGCGTCGGCGGCCAGCTCATCCCCCCACCCGGTTACCTATCGCAGGTGTACGGTGCCATCCGGCAGGCAGGTGGGCTGTGCATCGCGGACGAGGTACAGACGGGGCTCGGCCGCCTCGGGCGCTACTTCTGGGGCTTTGAACAGCAGCAGGTGGTGCCGGACATCGTGGTGCTCGGCAAGCCGATGGGCAATGGCTTCCCGCTCGCCGCCGTCGTCACCACGCGGGCGATCGCCGAACGCTTCGACACGGGGATGGAGTTCTTCGCCACCTTCGGCGGTTCGAGCGCCGCCTGTGCGGCGGGGCTCGCGGTGCTTGAGGTAATCGACCAGGAAGCGCTCGGTGAGCGCGCCCACGCCGTGGGCAGCCACCTCCTCGCGGGCTTGCGCGACCTCGCGCGCCGCCACCCGCTGCTCGCGGACGTGCGGGGCCTCGGCCTGTTCATCGGCGTGGAGATTGCGGACGCGAACCACCGGCCGCTGCCCGAGCACGCGGCCTGGATCGTCGAGCGGCTGCGTCAGGAGCGGGTGCTCATCGGA